The segment CAGGTTGAACCTCGATACCGGGAATTACCAGGACCCCGACATGTATGAGGCGCTCGAGAGGTCGATGCCGTATACCACACACATGCATGCCAAGATACACAAACTTTCCCCCGACGGGAAAGAGCTCGAATTCGATTATGATAAGATATTTGCCATCCTGAAGAAGGCCAACTACCGCGGGTTCCTCAACATCGAGTACGAGGGCAAAGAGGATGAACTGACGTACGTGCCGAAGGCATTCGATATGGTGCGAAGATATATCAAGAAGTACGAAATGTTTTAGTTATCCACTAAGGACAGAGATGGCGGATAGATGCGGAAGAGGAATTTATTAGAAAAGCTGAATGAGCAGAAGTGGTCGTACCTTTTCATAGCGCCCGGGGTGTTCTTATTCGTCGTCTTCGTCGTGGGCCCCCTCATCGCCTCTTTCTACTGGTCGTTCACCGAATATAACGGTATCCAGCCGGCGCGATGGGTAGGGCTTGAAAATTATAAGAACATATTCTTCCACGATCCCCGTTTCTGGAGATCGGTAGTCAACACCGTATTTTACACGGTATGCGTCATCCCGCCCGGTGTCGCGCTCTCCCTGCTTCTTGCGATAGCCGTCGACCAGAATATAAAGGGGAAGAACCTCTTCAGGGTCATATATTTCATACCTTCCGTAACGTCGGTCATAGCCCTGTCGGTCATATGGAAATGGCTATTTGCCGGGGAGAAGTACGGGCTTATCAACCATATTCTAATACTGATGGGGTTGGACCCGGTCGACTGGCTTATGAGCCCGGTATGGACGCTCCCAGCTATCATCATAATGTCGATATGGGCCGGTATCGGTTATAACATGATACTATTCCTGGCAGGCCTGCAGACGATACCCGCGACCGTATACGAAGCCGCCGATATCGACGGTGCCGATATCTGGGATAAATTCTGGCACATAACGCTCCCGTTATTGAAACCTACGACGGTATTCGTAGTCATAATGGGGTTCATCGCTTCGTTCCAGGTGTTCGAGAGCATATATATAATGACGGAGACCGAGTTCGGCATCGGAGGCGTTCTCGACTCCGCGCTTACGGTGGTCGCCTACCTGTACGACATGGGGTTCAGGAAGTTCCAGATGGGGTACGCCTCGGCACTGGGTTATATAGTATTTGCAGTGGTATTTACGATAACGATGATCAACATAAGGTTTGTAAAGACGAAGGTAGAGTATTAAAACCATTTATTGACAAGCAGTTCCGGAGATGATATACTTCCCGGACATCCACATGGCGTCTCGGAAAAGAAGAGTGCTCTCAAAATGAAGAAAAAAATCCTCTTTGTCTCTGATTTTGATAAGACACTTTCCGTGGGAGACGTGGGATATATACTGAGCGCAAAGCTGGGAGTGTCTGCTCAGGCATTCGACCGGAAGATCGAAGAGATAAAACGCAGGAACATCGTACAGCTCGGCGGAGAGCTTGCGCATCTGATAGTCCGGGACCCCGATTATGCAGGGAAGGTAACGAGAGGCCTTCTTTATGAAGCGGGGAAAGAGGTCAAGCTGAAAAATGGGGTTGCCGAGCTGATGAAGATCCTGGCCGAGGGGATCGATAATTACCGTTTCAGCCCGTATATAGTATCCGCGGCGCCTAAAGAGTGCGTCGAGAAAGCGGTGGAGCATATCCTGCCCGCCGGCAACGTCTACGGCACGACTTTTATTTATAAAGATGATATGGTCCAGGATATCGAAAGGGCTAATGCCGGGCATGCGAAAGTGGCCACTCTCGATATGCTGAAAGAAAGAGAGAACGTCCCGAGGGATGCCATAATATATGTAGGGGACGGTTCAAGCGATGTCCACGTGATGCTGCATATCATGTCCTACAACGGGTATACGATAACCGTTTCCCCGTCGCCTTATATGGGGCACATCTGTCGAAGGAGCGTGATATCCGATAATGTCCTCTCTATCCTGGTGCCTGTCCTTGAGGACCTGTTAAAATACGACCAGGAAAAGGTCCGGGCATACTTCGAAGGCAGGGGGCATCCGATCCTGGAATGGAACAGGGCTGATACGGAGTGGTTGGACGTTGCTTAAGTATTAACAGTGCTACAAAGGGAGGGAATAGGCAGACATGAAGACAAGTAAGTATCCTATATGCAAGCGGTACGAGGGGAACCCCATCCTTACGGGCAAGGATTTTCCCGTAGAGGCTGATATCAAGAACGTCTTTAATTCCGGCATCGTGAAACACAACGGTATCTATACTATGATATGCCGGGTGGAGAATTCCGCCCTGCTTGACCGTTTTTGGATCGCGGAAAGCGCGGACGGCTATCATTTTAAACCGCGGCCAAAGCCGGTTGATATGCCCCACGACGATCCGGAATTCAAGAAGTATTCCGACGGCATGTACTATGACCCGCGCATGACCAGGATCGGGAACACATATTATATGGTCCATGCCGCCCACAGCGGCCACACCTGCCGGCTGAGCCTGGTGAAGACGAAAGACCTTAAGAAATTCCAATGGATGGGGTTCATATCCGAAACG is part of the Candidatus Omnitrophota bacterium genome and harbors:
- a CDS encoding sugar ABC transporter permease, producing MRKRNLLEKLNEQKWSYLFIAPGVFLFVVFVVGPLIASFYWSFTEYNGIQPARWVGLENYKNIFFHDPRFWRSVVNTVFYTVCVIPPGVALSLLLAIAVDQNIKGKNLFRVIYFIPSVTSVIALSVIWKWLFAGEKYGLINHILILMGLDPVDWLMSPVWTLPAIIIMSIWAGIGYNMILFLAGLQTIPATVYEAADIDGADIWDKFWHITLPLLKPTTVFVVIMGFIASFQVFESIYIMTETEFGIGGVLDSALTVVAYLYDMGFRKFQMGYASALGYIVFAVVFTITMINIRFVKTKVEY
- a CDS encoding HAD-IB family phosphatase, producing MKKKILFVSDFDKTLSVGDVGYILSAKLGVSAQAFDRKIEEIKRRNIVQLGGELAHLIVRDPDYAGKVTRGLLYEAGKEVKLKNGVAELMKILAEGIDNYRFSPYIVSAAPKECVEKAVEHILPAGNVYGTTFIYKDDMVQDIERANAGHAKVATLDMLKERENVPRDAIIYVGDGSSDVHVMLHIMSYNGYTITVSPSPYMGHICRRSVISDNVLSILVPVLEDLLKYDQEKVRAYFEGRGHPILEWNRADTEWLDVA